The Alteromonas stellipolaris genome includes a region encoding these proteins:
- the cmoA gene encoding carboxy-S-adenosyl-L-methionine synthase CmoA: MQKHDRLYANPLKKVADFTFDESVVDVFPDMIQRSVPGYETIVHTIGELAKTKVQPNTRVYDLGCSLGAASFSIARATQDVPCEIIGIDSSDAMVDRCRRMVQAFNLPNPINIVQQNAQDTQIENASMVVMNFTLQFIPPADREALLKQIYDGLNDGGVLILSEKIKHPTMAGNELLIDLHHQFKRDNGYSELEVSQKRAAIEKVMLTDTFSEHETRLKSVGFKDVVMWFKCFNFTSLVAIK; the protein is encoded by the coding sequence GTGCAAAAACACGACAGACTTTATGCAAACCCTCTTAAAAAGGTAGCAGACTTTACATTCGATGAGTCAGTAGTTGACGTTTTTCCCGATATGATTCAACGCTCGGTGCCGGGTTATGAAACTATTGTCCATACTATTGGTGAATTGGCCAAAACAAAAGTACAACCAAATACGAGGGTGTACGACCTTGGTTGTTCATTAGGTGCAGCAAGTTTTTCAATTGCACGGGCCACTCAAGATGTGCCGTGTGAAATAATTGGTATAGACAGTTCGGACGCCATGGTTGACCGTTGCAGACGAATGGTTCAAGCCTTCAACTTACCAAACCCAATTAACATTGTTCAGCAAAATGCCCAAGATACCCAAATAGAAAATGCGTCTATGGTAGTTATGAATTTCACATTACAGTTCATTCCGCCAGCTGACAGAGAAGCGTTACTGAAACAAATCTACGATGGTTTAAATGATGGAGGCGTGTTAATTCTTTCAGAAAAAATTAAACACCCCACCATGGCAGGTAATGAACTATTGATAGACTTACACCACCAATTTAAGCGTGACAATGGTTACAGCGAATTGGAAGTAAGCCAAAAACGAGCAGCAATTGAAAAGGTCATGCTGACCGATACCTTTAGCGAACACGAAACCCGATTAAAATCAGTTGGCTTCAAGGATGTGGTGATGTGGTTTAAGTGCTTTAACTTTACATCGCTGGTTGCAATAAAGTAG
- the fadE gene encoding acyl-CoA dehydrogenase FadE, translated as MADFIWFLLVVLALAVASYQRTSLVTAVCIAGGVMILGTLFGDIGLLGWIVFLALTLPFTLSNIRQQHITKKLLAFYRKVMPEMSSTEQEAIDAGTVWWDGDIFSGKPDWEKLHRIPKGRLTAEEQAFLDGPVEEVCSMVDEWQINHKDADLSPEIWAYLKEHKFFAMIIKKEYGGLAFSAFAQSRVLQKLAGVSAVLSSTVGVPNSLGPGELLQHYGTKEQQDHYLPRLAAGQEVPCFALTGPEAGSDAGAIPDVGVVCKGDWNGEEVLGMRLTFDKRYITLAPVATVIGLAFKLQDPDGLLSDNKEPGITCALIPRDTKGLEIGRRHFPLNTPFQNGPIRGNDIFVPIDYIIGGPSMAGRGWRMLVECLSVGRCITLPSSAAGGAKSVSLATGAYARIRRQFRMPVGHMEGVEEMLARIGGNAYLMDGVTRFSTVGVDLGEKPSVISAICKYHLTEKMRQVINDSMDVHGGKGVMLGPNNYLGRGYQGVPVSITVEGANILTRNMMIFGQGAMRCHPFVLKEIQAASIEDKKESIAAFDKAVFGHIGFAISNTVRSVWFSLTSGVFSSAPFTDETAHYYKLLQGYSANLALLTDVSMGVLGGDLKRRERLSARLGDILSGLYLGSTTLKRFDEDGRLKEDLPLLHWAMQNTLHDIETAIDDFLANFPNKAIGVVLRGLVIPFGRRVGKPSDKTEHAIAQMLQTPCSARSRLGYGQYLARVEGNLFGDLEQTLDDVLAAEPIFERICKHKKAKLPFTRLAALADDALSEDIINEEEADLLRRTEAGRLRTINVDDFDHEELVAKVNSSSETKKRGGKAA; from the coding sequence ATGGCAGATTTTATTTGGTTTTTACTGGTAGTGTTAGCCTTGGCTGTTGCCAGCTATCAACGTACCAGCTTAGTAACAGCAGTGTGTATTGCTGGTGGAGTCATGATTTTAGGGACTCTATTTGGTGATATTGGTTTACTTGGTTGGATTGTATTCCTAGCGCTTACGCTGCCGTTTACCCTTTCTAATATTCGTCAGCAACACATCACTAAGAAATTATTAGCATTTTACCGAAAGGTAATGCCAGAAATGTCCAGCACCGAACAAGAAGCAATCGATGCAGGTACAGTATGGTGGGACGGCGATATTTTCAGTGGTAAGCCTGATTGGGAAAAACTTCATCGAATTCCGAAAGGTCGTTTAACGGCTGAGGAACAAGCGTTCCTAGACGGGCCGGTTGAAGAAGTATGTTCAATGGTAGATGAATGGCAAATTAACCATAAAGATGCCGATTTATCGCCTGAAATCTGGGCATACCTGAAAGAACATAAGTTCTTTGCCATGATCATTAAAAAAGAATACGGCGGCCTAGCGTTCTCAGCGTTCGCACAGTCTCGCGTTCTTCAAAAGCTTGCTGGTGTTAGCGCAGTACTTTCAAGTACCGTTGGTGTTCCTAACTCGTTAGGCCCAGGCGAACTACTTCAGCACTATGGAACAAAAGAACAACAAGACCATTACTTACCTCGCCTAGCGGCAGGTCAAGAGGTTCCTTGTTTTGCATTAACTGGCCCTGAAGCAGGTTCAGATGCTGGCGCTATTCCTGATGTCGGTGTGGTATGTAAGGGCGACTGGAACGGTGAAGAAGTGCTAGGTATGCGCCTAACATTTGATAAGCGTTACATTACCCTTGCACCAGTGGCAACAGTAATTGGTCTGGCGTTTAAGCTTCAAGACCCAGACGGTTTGTTAAGTGACAATAAAGAGCCTGGTATTACTTGTGCACTTATTCCACGCGATACCAAGGGTTTAGAAATTGGCCGTCGTCACTTCCCGCTGAATACGCCTTTCCAAAATGGTCCTATTCGCGGAAACGACATTTTCGTTCCAATCGATTACATTATTGGTGGCCCTTCAATGGCTGGTAGAGGCTGGCGTATGCTGGTTGAGTGTTTGTCAGTAGGTCGTTGTATTACCCTACCGTCTTCTGCTGCAGGTGGTGCTAAGTCTGTATCATTGGCAACGGGTGCGTACGCACGTATTCGCCGTCAGTTCCGTATGCCTGTTGGTCATATGGAAGGTGTAGAAGAAATGCTAGCTCGTATCGGCGGGAATGCTTACTTGATGGATGGCGTAACCCGCTTTTCAACAGTAGGTGTAGATTTGGGTGAGAAGCCGTCTGTTATATCGGCAATCTGTAAATACCACCTTACTGAAAAGATGCGTCAAGTCATTAACGACTCTATGGACGTTCATGGCGGTAAAGGCGTAATGCTTGGGCCAAATAACTATTTGGGTCGTGGTTACCAAGGTGTACCGGTTTCAATTACCGTTGAAGGCGCTAACATTCTTACTCGTAACATGATGATATTCGGTCAAGGCGCAATGCGCTGCCACCCTTTCGTATTGAAAGAAATTCAAGCAGCGTCAATTGAAGATAAGAAAGAAAGCATTGCCGCGTTCGATAAAGCCGTATTTGGGCATATTGGTTTTGCCATTTCAAATACTGTTCGTAGTGTTTGGTTTTCACTAACTAGTGGCGTATTCAGCAGTGCACCATTTACTGACGAAACCGCTCACTACTATAAGCTGTTACAAGGTTACAGTGCTAACTTAGCGCTACTTACCGATGTTTCTATGGGTGTGTTAGGCGGCGACTTAAAACGTCGCGAGCGCTTGTCTGCACGCCTAGGTGATATCTTAAGTGGTCTGTACCTAGGTAGTACTACATTGAAGCGTTTTGACGAAGATGGTCGTTTAAAAGAAGATTTACCGCTACTTCATTGGGCAATGCAAAACACCTTGCATGACATTGAAACCGCTATTGATGACTTCTTAGCGAACTTCCCTAACAAAGCCATTGGTGTGGTACTTCGTGGTCTTGTTATTCCGTTTGGTCGTCGTGTTGGTAAGCCTTCTGATAAAACCGAGCATGCTATTGCGCAAATGCTACAAACCCCTTGTAGCGCACGTAGCCGCTTAGGTTATGGTCAGTACCTAGCCCGTGTAGAAGGTAACTTGTTCGGTGACTTAGAACAGACCCTTGATGACGTATTAGCAGCCGAGCCAATCTTCGAACGCATTTGCAAACATAAGAAAGCGAAACTGCCTTTCACACGTTTAGCGGCGTTAGCGGACGATGCGCTAAGTGAAGACATTATTAATGAAGAAGAAGCTGATTTACTTCGCCGTACAGAAGCAGGTAGACTAAGAACCATTAATGTTGACGATTTTGACCACGAAGAATTAGTGGCTAAAGTGAACTCTTCTAGCGAAACAAAGAAACGAGGAGGCAAAGCTGCTTAG
- a CDS encoding DUF3108 domain-containing protein yields the protein MSKNSQNRVMQTSKRRFVAAILMAFVGASAHAADATESKLQPYEAVYTAYKWGDDVGEARIKLEALSNTQYSLTYSSKVSKFFLSDKRYEHSIFKVEDSSVLPIEYHYTRTGTGPDKKLTVNFNTDNGGKIAIENGDEFVWNGQFDNQIYRVDLANQLASGETNLTYDFVNYRGELRTYGVEVVGNENLSLPYGDFDTVKVKLIRDSKTRETFAWFAPSLNYTLVRLQQFKDGEEQGDIKLKSYTSE from the coding sequence ATGAGCAAGAACTCCCAGAATCGGGTTATGCAAACGAGTAAACGCCGTTTTGTAGCAGCAATATTAATGGCTTTTGTGGGCGCCAGCGCCCACGCGGCCGATGCAACAGAGAGTAAACTTCAACCCTACGAGGCAGTTTATACTGCTTACAAGTGGGGCGATGATGTGGGCGAAGCTCGCATTAAGCTTGAAGCGTTAAGCAATACACAATATTCCCTCACCTACTCTTCCAAAGTTTCTAAATTCTTTTTATCTGACAAACGCTATGAGCATTCAATTTTTAAAGTAGAAGACAGTAGCGTTTTACCTATCGAGTATCATTATACTCGCACCGGTACAGGGCCAGATAAAAAGCTCACTGTTAACTTCAATACCGATAACGGCGGCAAAATAGCGATAGAAAATGGCGACGAGTTTGTTTGGAACGGTCAGTTCGACAACCAAATCTACCGCGTAGACCTTGCGAATCAATTAGCATCTGGCGAAACCAACCTGACTTACGACTTTGTTAATTATCGTGGTGAGTTACGTACCTACGGTGTAGAAGTAGTTGGTAATGAAAATTTATCATTACCTTATGGTGATTTCGACACGGTGAAAGTGAAACTTATTCGTGATTCTAAAACTCGCGAAACCTTTGCGTGGTTTGCTCCATCATTAAACTATACCCTAGTGCGATTGCAGCAATTTAAAGACGGTGAAGAGCAAGGCGACATTAAGCTGAAGTCTTACACCAGCGAGTAA
- a CDS encoding response regulator transcription factor: MTRILVADDHPLFREALSGALGPYFENAQILEAGSLDAALAILNEYDGIELVLLDLNMPGGEYFNGIITLREQYPNIPIGVVSGSDTVEVVAQVMSLGAQGFIPKVSATREMAQAIVDIIAGKKWLPEGMEEELDKVDDELKLLLQRFRELTPKQIQVLSFLRAGLMNKQIAHEMNVTEATIKAHISAILRKLEINTRTQAVLLMDKLQLS, translated from the coding sequence ATGACAAGAATTCTTGTAGCAGATGATCATCCATTGTTTCGCGAAGCACTCAGCGGAGCACTAGGCCCTTATTTTGAAAACGCGCAGATTCTTGAAGCTGGAAGCCTTGATGCTGCGCTGGCCATTTTAAATGAATACGATGGCATAGAGTTAGTCTTACTTGATTTAAATATGCCAGGCGGTGAATATTTTAATGGCATCATTACTTTGCGTGAACAATATCCTAATATTCCTATCGGCGTAGTGTCTGGTAGCGACACGGTAGAAGTGGTTGCACAAGTAATGAGCTTAGGTGCTCAAGGCTTTATCCCTAAGGTGTCAGCAACACGCGAAATGGCGCAAGCCATTGTTGATATCATTGCGGGTAAAAAATGGCTTCCTGAAGGTATGGAAGAAGAGCTTGATAAAGTAGACGATGAATTGAAGTTGTTGCTTCAACGATTCAGAGAGCTTACGCCTAAACAAATTCAAGTATTGTCATTCCTACGTGCAGGCTTAATGAACAAGCAAATTGCTCACGAAATGAATGTAACAGAAGCGACTATTAAGGCGCACATCAGCGCAATACTTCGTAAACTTGAAATTAACACTCGTACGCAAGCGGTGTTGTTAATGGATAAGCTTCAACTTAGCTAA
- a CDS encoding CAP domain-containing protein, whose amino-acid sequence MVTLPSDTFQCGNSEQAQKLARLIVNDKNQARPQMHCNPTLVAIAEQKAKDMAEEGLVSHFLNGSPNTRLRNAGLTLPSYYGDAMSNQVEALAGGYQTAKKVWHALKSSFSHKQHLLGEIPFYAEQNEIGVAFFKDYKTPHVEYWAIYITKLSGDAQQTPFSEVPDKGLGIVTENGEIAPMQ is encoded by the coding sequence ATGGTTACATTACCTTCTGACACCTTTCAATGTGGTAATTCAGAACAAGCCCAAAAACTGGCTCGGCTTATTGTGAATGATAAAAACCAAGCGCGCCCCCAAATGCACTGTAACCCCACCCTGGTTGCCATTGCTGAGCAAAAGGCAAAAGACATGGCAGAAGAAGGCTTAGTGTCGCATTTCTTAAATGGCAGCCCTAACACCCGCTTGCGAAACGCAGGGTTAACACTTCCTTCCTATTACGGCGATGCTATGAGTAATCAGGTTGAGGCGTTGGCTGGCGGCTATCAGACCGCAAAAAAGGTGTGGCACGCATTAAAAAGCTCGTTCTCTCATAAACAACATTTGCTGGGTGAAATTCCTTTTTATGCTGAGCAAAATGAAATTGGCGTCGCCTTTTTTAAAGATTATAAAACGCCACACGTAGAATACTGGGCGATTTATATCACTAAACTAAGTGGTGATGCGCAACAAACACCATTCAGTGAAGTTCCCGATAAGGGGCTCGGCATTGTTACCGAAAATGGTGAAATTGCCCCAATGCAATAG